One genomic segment of Suncus etruscus isolate mSunEtr1 chromosome 15, mSunEtr1.pri.cur, whole genome shotgun sequence includes these proteins:
- the LOC126030154 gene encoding F-box/LRR-repeat protein 12-like, which produces MLPGLFKRLGRKCPRLQRLSLQMANLLLVPMARLPRTLRRLEMHSCDLSMSWMARKEDEGALPHLEQLVLDRVPTFEDFHLLRLRCFPALRSLVLAGTYRLTDAGLDRGLRVLSHLQRIEVLGCLISADSALQAISCHLLEVRHIRVTLEGLSDSGLASLEGIPTLENFGLLATTNTREVVTLATKLLSSCLTLPRLRVLELQGKRGVWHKAEMILKKGLAHCQVIVSAAPHKTMDWWRLDRNPQYARKCRRDSLSSSMGTGERQRVMVRFSFCLGQ; this is translated from the exons ATGCTGCCAGGGCTCTTCAAGCGGCTGGGCCGTAAGTGCCCCCGCCTGCAGCGCCTGAGCCTGCAAATGGCCAACCTGCTGCTCGTCCCCATGGCCAGGCTGCCCCGCACCCTGCGTCGCCTGGAGATGCACAGCTGTGACCTCTCCATGTCCTGGATGGCACGTAAGGAAGATGAGGGTGCACTGCCACACCTGGAACAGCTGGTGCTGGACCGCGTGCCCACCTTCGAGGATTTCCACCTGCTACGCCTCCGCTGCTTCCCAGCACTGCGCTCCCTCGTCTTGGCAGGCACCTACCGCCTCACCGACGCTGGGCTGGACAGGGGCCTGCGGGTGCTGAGCCACCTGCAGAGGATCGAGGTGCTGGGCTGCCTCATCTCGGCCGACAGTGCCCTTCAGGCCATCAGCTGCCACCTTCTCGAAGTGCGCCACATCCGGGTGACCCTCGAGGGCCTCTCGGACAGTGGCCTGGCTTCACTGGAGGGGATCCCCACTCTAGAGAACTTCGGACTCTTGGCGACAACCAACACCAGGGAGGTGGTCACTCTGGCCACCAAACTCCTCTCCTCCTGTCTCACCTTGCCCAGGCTGAGGGTCCTGGAGTTGCAGGGAAAACGTGGGGTGTGGCACAAAGCTGAGATGATACTGAAGAAAGGACTGGCCCACTGTCAGGTCATTGTCAGTGCGGCTCCCCACAAGACCATGGACTGGTGGAGGTTGGACAGAAATCCTCAGTATGCTCGCAAGTGCCGGCGAGATTCACTAAGCAGTTCGATG GGCACAGGAGAGAGGCAGAGGGTGATGGTGAGGTTCAGCTTCTGCCTTGGCCAGTGA
- the UBL5 gene encoding ubiquitin-like protein 5, with translation MIEVVCNDRLGKKVRVKCNTDDTIGDLKKLIAAQTGTRWNKIVLKKWYTIFKDHVSLGDYEIHDGMNLELYYQ, from the exons ATGATCGAGGTGGTTTGCAACGACCGTCTGGGCAAGAAAGTCCGTGTCAAATGCAA CACGGATGACACCATCGGGGACCTGAAGAAGCTGATCGCGGCCCAGACTGGCACCCGTTGGAATAAGATCGTATTGAAGAAATG GTACACGATTTTTAAGGACCATGTATCTCTGGGGGACT ATGAAATCCACGATGGGATGAACTTGGAGCTTTAttatcaataa